The nucleotide window CCACATTGGCGGCGGGCGCGGGATTCCGCCGCCCCCTGAGCGAACTGGCCCAGGTTTATTCGGCCCAAAGCGGTCACGACATCCTGCAGATCTATGGCCATGTCGGGCAGGTTCTGGCCCAGGCGCGCGAAAGCGACGAGATCGCGCTGGTCTGCGGCGACAAGGCCGTCATGGCCAATGCCGAAGGGATAGAGTTCGACCGCTGGATCCCGCTTGGCACCGGAAAGCTGGTCGTCGCCTTCCGCAAGGGGGTGGCGCTGGAAGGTGCCAGGGACGTGGCCGACCCGGCGCTGCAACGCATCGGCATCCCCGATCAGGCCGCCGCGATCTACGGCAGGGCCGGGCGGCAATTCCTCGAGCGCTCGGGCTTGGCCGGGGCGGTCGAGGACCGCCTGGTGCCGGTCGCGACGGTACCGCAGGTCACGTCCTATGTCGCCAGCGGCGAGGTGGACGCGGGCTTCGTCAATGCCACCGACGCCATAGGCGCCGGCGACGGTATCGGCGGCTTCGTCGCGGTTCCCGCCGATCTCTACGACCCGGTCGAGGTCGCCTGCGGCATCCGCGCCGACGCCGGAGGCGATGCGCTGGCGGGCTTCACCGCCTATCTGGAAACGCCCCAAGCCCGCACGATCCTCGACCGTTACGGATTGTGAGCGCGATCTGGCAGGCGCTGGCGGACCCGGCGCTGGCCTATCCGGCATGGCTGACATTGAAGGTCGTCGCGGTGACGCTGGCGGCGCATCTGCTGCTGGGACTGGGCCTTGGCTGGGCTTTGGCGCGACCCGGTTGGCCCGGCCGCGGGCTGCTGGACATCCTGGTGACCTTGCCGCTGGTCTTTCCGCCGCTGGCCTTGGGGTTCCTGCTGCTGATGCTGCTGGGCCGCCGCAGCATGATCGGCGGCTGGCTGGACGCCCTGTTCGGCCTCTCGTTCATCTTCACGGTCGAGAGCGTGATGCTGGCTTCGATCATCGCCGGGCTGCCCCTGGTCGTGAAGCCCGTCGAAGCAGCCATCGCCGGGGTCTCGCGCTCATTGGGCGAGGCTTCGCGCAGCCTGGGCCGTTCCGAATGGCAGACTTTCCTGTTCGTCACCCTGCCCAACATCAGGGGCGCGTTGGTCGTCGGGCTGGTTCTGGGCACGGCGCGGGCCCTGGGCGAGGTCGGCATCACCCTGATGCTGGGCGGCAATATCGTCGGACGCACCAACACCATGTCGCTCGAGATCTACAATGCGGTTTTCAACGGCGAATACGACCGTGCCCTGGTGCTGTCCGCCCTGCTGGGGCTGGTTTCGGTCGCCGTCTATGCCGTCATCCGCCGCAATGCCCGACCCGCGGCGGGGTAAGCCCGTTCTGCCGAAGCGGCCGGCTTAATGGATGAACCGACCCGGCTTCGATGCAAATGCCTTTATAATCATTGACATGTCTATGCTTCCTGTCGGCGTGCCATTCTCGGTCACAAGGTAGCGCTTGTTTATATTCCCTTCCGACATGGCAAGGGCGCATTCCAGACTGGAATTGTGCTCAATTTCCCCATCCAGGGCGTCAGACAAGATCCTTCTCTCCATCACGGAGTGAACTTTCAGGA belongs to Paracoccus sp. TOH and includes:
- the modA gene encoding molybdate ABC transporter substrate-binding protein, producing the protein MPKPALAILTLALVLTGPAFADETTLAAGAGFRRPLSELAQVYSAQSGHDILQIYGHVGQVLAQARESDEIALVCGDKAVMANAEGIEFDRWIPLGTGKLVVAFRKGVALEGARDVADPALQRIGIPDQAAAIYGRAGRQFLERSGLAGAVEDRLVPVATVPQVTSYVASGEVDAGFVNATDAIGAGDGIGGFVAVPADLYDPVEVACGIRADAGGDALAGFTAYLETPQARTILDRYGL
- the modB gene encoding molybdate ABC transporter permease subunit, translating into MSAIWQALADPALAYPAWLTLKVVAVTLAAHLLLGLGLGWALARPGWPGRGLLDILVTLPLVFPPLALGFLLLMLLGRRSMIGGWLDALFGLSFIFTVESVMLASIIAGLPLVVKPVEAAIAGVSRSLGEASRSLGRSEWQTFLFVTLPNIRGALVVGLVLGTARALGEVGITLMLGGNIVGRTNTMSLEIYNAVFNGEYDRALVLSALLGLVSVAVYAVIRRNARPAAG